Below is a window of Leucobacter sp. Psy1 DNA.
CGCTGACGCCGCCTTTGCGACCGGCACCGTGGCGATCATGGCGGGGTCGGGTGCGGCACGCGGGTCCGGGACCTCGCAGCCGATCGGCTTCTGGAACTTGGCGCTCGTCGAGATGTGGGAGCGCTTCAGTTACTACGGGCTGCAGGCCGTGCTCGCCTACTACCTCATCTACTCGATCGCCGATGGCGGTCTCGCCCTCGAGCCGACCATCGCCGTCAGCATCGTCGGAGCCTACGGCGGCTGCCTCTATCTCGCGCAACTGCTGGGAGCCTGGCTCGCCGACCGCGTCGCTCCGGCACGGCAACTCGTATTGACCGGCGCCGTCGTGATCACTTGCGGACATCTCGCGCTCGCACTGCTGCCCGGCATCGCGGGGGTCGCCACCGGACTCAGCTGCATCGCGATCGGCACCGGACTGCTGAAGACCAACATCACCTCGATCATCGGCATCCTCTTCGGGGGCTGGTCGCGAGGCGCGCGTGACGCCGGTTTCTCGTACTTCTACCTCTCGATCAATCTCGGTGCGATCTTCGGCCCGCTGGCGACCGGATGGCTGCAGTCGAGCGCGGGCTTCCACTGGGCGTTCGGCGCCGCAGCGGTCGGCATGACCATCGCACTGGTGCAGTACGTGGTGCGGATGCGCGGTCTTCCAGCGGAGACCGCGATCGTGCCAAACCCGATCCACCGCGCGGGACTCCTCGCCGCCCTCGGCTGGGGTGCACTCGGCGCAGCGGTGCTCGGCGCGCTGGTCGCACTCCGCGTCGTCCGCGCGGACAATCTGAGCGTCGTGGTGGGGGCCGTGATCGCGATCGCGGCCGCCGCGTACTTCACGGTGATGCTCCGATCGCAGCACCTGAGTCGCGCCGAGCGCACCCGCGTCCGCGGGTACCTCCCCGTCTGGCTGGCGGAGACGTGCTACTACGGCTTCTACCTGCAACTCTTCACCACCGTTCCCCTCATCGTGTCGACGCGCGTCGACCTCGATCTCGGCGCCTGGTCCTTTCCCGAGGGCTGGTTCGCCGTCATCGGCACGGTGGCACTCGTACTCGTGATCCCGCTCGTCGCCGGTGCCTGGAAGGAGCGGTGGATCGGGAGGCTGCCGCCGATCCAGAAGTTCGCCCTCGGGTTCGGCAGCATCGGCGTCGCGTATCTGCTGCTGATCTCGATCGCGTTCACCCCCGGCCGAACCGTGTCGCCCTGGCTCATCGTCGTCGCGCTCGTCATCGCGGGCGTCTCGGAAGTCTTCGTCGGACCCATCGGGTTCTCGGTGGTCACCCGGATCGCGCCAGAACGATTCGCGACCCAGCTCGTCGCCCTGAAGATTCTCACGCTCGGTGCCGGATCGACCCTTTCGGCGCTGTTCGCCACGCTGTACACCCGACTCCCCGAGCTCTGGTTCTTCGCGCTCATCGGCGGCGGCGCGGTGTGCTCCGCCGCGATCCTGTTGGTGGCGGCTCGGCCTCTGCTCCGAGCACTCGGGGCTGGATTGACGTCCACCGCGAGCCGGTAGGCAGCCGACGGTCTCACGATCGCCGCACCCACCGGAACGTGAGCAGCGAGATCACCAGGCCGACGACGAGCCATCCGACAAGATTCGCCGCGACGAGCCAGAGGTCCCAGTCGCCACCCGTCTCTGCCCCGGCGAAGTGCTCGGGGAGGAAGACGCTGCGCATGCCCTGCCCCAGCCACTTCAGCGGGAACAGCGACGCGATGTTCTGCAGCCACTCGGGCAGCATGCTGAACTGCAGGTAGACGCCGGAGATGAACTGCAGAATCAGCACGATCGGCAGCACCACGGCGGTCGCGCTGCGCGACGAGCGGGGTGCGGCGGAGAGCGCGATCCCGAGCAGCGTCATCGTCATGATTCCGAGCAGGAAGAGCCAGGCGAAGCGCAGCCAGCGTTCCGGGTCGTCGGGCAGTGCGATGCCGAAGACGACGACGGCAAAGACGAGAAGCAGCGCGAGCTGTGCGAGCGAGGTGACGAGCACCAGGCCCGCTTTCCCGATGAAGTAGCTCACGGGCGACATCGGCGTGCCGCCGAGCCTCCTGAGCCAGCCCTCGCTTTTCTCTCTCGCGATGTCGACCGCGAGGTTCTGGACCCCGGTGAGCAGGAGGCCGGCGGCGATCATGCCAGGCAGATAGTAGGCCGCCATCGAGATGCCCCCTGAGCCGTCTGGCCGCGCACCGACGTCGCCAGACGATTCGAAGGCCACCCCGAAGATGCCGAGCAGCAGCACCGGGAAGAGGAACGTGAAGAAGACCGTGTCAGGTGTTCGGAAGTAGGCGCGGAGCTCTTGCCCGGTCGCGTCAAGGCCGACGCGCAGGATCCCCCGTGGCCGCGCATTCGTCGCATGCGACGGCGTGACGCTGTGCTGGGCGGTGGAGTTCATGATGCGGCTCCTCCATGGGTATCGGTGCCGATGAGGTCGAGGTAGATGTCTTCGAGGCTCGGTCGGCGGATCTCGAGCTCGGGTGGCTCGTCGACGCCCCACTCGCCCTGGAGACGAGCAACGAAGCCGCCAGGGGTCTCGGTGCGCTCGCTGCGTTGCCTGCCGTTCGCATCGCGCCAGCGCACCTCGGGAATGCGGGCCTCTGGCCCACCCAGGGCCTCGGGCGGCGCCTCGGCGACGATCTCACCCGCCGAGAGCACGCCGACGCGGTCCGCGAGGTGAGCGGCCTCGTCGAGGTAGTGGGTCGTGAGTAAGATCGCCGTGCCCTCGGAGGTCAGCCCGCTGAGCATGCTCCAGAACTGACGTCGCGCATCTGGATCGAACCCGGTCGTGGGTTCATCCAGGAAGAGCAACTCGGGCCGGCCGACGATTCCGAGCGCGACGTCGAGCCTCCGCTGCTGCCCGCCGGAGAGTTTCGTCGCACGCACACGCGCCTGCGC
It encodes the following:
- a CDS encoding ABC transporter ATP-binding protein — translated: MDTTDADAPGTVRVRGLQKRYGDRAVLAGIDLDIAPGETYALLGPNGAGKSTAIEILEGLRRPSAGEVSVLGRNPLAAPRAWRGRIGIVAQQTGDLGPFTARELVARFHRLYPNPRPVDEVLDLVGLTAQARVRATKLSGGQQRRLDVALGIVGRPELLFLDEPTTGFDPDARRQFWSMLSGLTSEGTAILLTTHYLDEAAHLADRVGVLSAGEIVAEAPPEALGGPEARIPEVRWRDANGRQRSERTETPGGFVARLQGEWGVDEPPELEIRRPSLEDIYLDLIGTDTHGGAAS
- a CDS encoding peptide MFS transporter is translated as MEDRASAQAEPPERRADAAFATGTVAIMAGSGAARGSGTSQPIGFWNLALVEMWERFSYYGLQAVLAYYLIYSIADGGLALEPTIAVSIVGAYGGCLYLAQLLGAWLADRVAPARQLVLTGAVVITCGHLALALLPGIAGVATGLSCIAIGTGLLKTNITSIIGILFGGWSRGARDAGFSYFYLSINLGAIFGPLATGWLQSSAGFHWAFGAAAVGMTIALVQYVVRMRGLPAETAIVPNPIHRAGLLAALGWGALGAAVLGALVALRVVRADNLSVVVGAVIAIAAAAYFTVMLRSQHLSRAERTRVRGYLPVWLAETCYYGFYLQLFTTVPLIVSTRVDLDLGAWSFPEGWFAVIGTVALVLVIPLVAGAWKERWIGRLPPIQKFALGFGSIGVAYLLLISIAFTPGRTVSPWLIVVALVIAGVSEVFVGPIGFSVVTRIAPERFATQLVALKILTLGAGSTLSALFATLYTRLPELWFFALIGGGAVCSAAILLVAARPLLRALGAGLTSTASR
- a CDS encoding ABC transporter permease, producing the protein MNSTAQHSVTPSHATNARPRGILRVGLDATGQELRAYFRTPDTVFFTFLFPVLLLGIFGVAFESSGDVGARPDGSGGISMAAYYLPGMIAAGLLLTGVQNLAVDIAREKSEGWLRRLGGTPMSPVSYFIGKAGLVLVTSLAQLALLLVFAVVVFGIALPDDPERWLRFAWLFLLGIMTMTLLGIALSAAPRSSRSATAVVLPIVLILQFISGVYLQFSMLPEWLQNIASLFPLKWLGQGMRSVFLPEHFAGAETGGDWDLWLVAANLVGWLVVGLVISLLTFRWVRRS